TCTTGCAGGACACAGAACTCTTCACGCTGCCCGTCGGGCTGAAGCTCTTCCAGGGCAACCTCCGCGCGCAGTGGGGCCTCTACGCCGCCGGGTCGCTCATCGTGTCGATCCCCGTGATCGCGCTGTTCCTGGTGCTGAGCCGCTACCTGATCTCCGGCCTGACGCTCGGTGCGGTGAAGGGGTAGGTGCCGATGTCGCTCATATCATCTGGAAGAGATATGGGTGCAAACTTACCCGATCATTCCCGCGACGGCGGGCATCCATACGATGCCTTGTATGGATTGGCATACGCCGGCCTTCGGCTCCCGATCAGGTCGGGGATGACCAAGGTGGGAGTCGGCGCGATGCACAACGGTCTCAGATACGTGGCATCACGAGTGACCAAGAACGAGTGACCAAGGACGAGTGACCAACCAACGCCAATTCATCGTCGCGCCATGTTAAGGATG
This genomic stretch from Bacteroidota bacterium harbors:
- a CDS encoding sugar ABC transporter permease; its protein translation is LQDTELFTLPVGLKLFQGNLRAQWGLYAAGSLIVSIPVIALFLVLSRYLISGLTLGAVKG